Proteins from one Juglans microcarpa x Juglans regia isolate MS1-56 chromosome 6S, Jm3101_v1.0, whole genome shotgun sequence genomic window:
- the LOC121236609 gene encoding uncharacterized protein LOC121236609: MAPLKSPGPDGFGACFYQNHWETVGDDVCATVLDYLKVGQSTEKQWLSTPSSYCVQSPISKLDANAKAKDLIDDEQKEWDERFIRSVFNEEEADHIYNIPISKRDVEDKLVWGNKAVVGETSREAEIDNKRKKIWDMHITGKVRIFMWKARNNLLATRSNLFLKKIVENPLCRICLQDEEIMMHVLWHCSAANDVWVVAHKPIQKWRVNEDDLLNLWEDLTGKLSKCELEEASVIIKGLWIRINVFIFENKFLSLSSVIKLAKENLEELLSTEDGAVESGNPSSRVDMLQKWKAPIENCFKANWDATFDIKQRKMGIQIIIRDEKGEVIAAYYGSKGNVEQPATIVFCTKESHGTIQ, encoded by the exons ATGGCCCCCTTGAAGTCACCAGGCCCCGATGGTTTTGGTGCTTGCTTCTACCAAAACCACTGGGAAACAGTGGGAGATGATGTGTGTGCAACAGTACTTGATTATCTGAAAG TGGGGCAATCAACAGAAAAACAATGGTTGTCAACTCCATCATCCTATTGTGTCCAATCCCCTATCTCAAAGCTGGATGCTAATGCAAAAGCCAAAGACCTGATTGATGATGAGCAGAAGGAGTGGGATGAGAGGTTTATCAGATCAGTTTTCAATGAGGAAGAAGCTGATCACATATACAATATCCCTATAAGTAAAAGGGATGTGGAGGACAAGCTGGTTTGGGG GAATAAGGCAGTGGTGGGGGAAACTTCAAGGGAGGCTGAGATAGATAACAAGCGGAAGAAAATATGGGACATGCATATAACTGGAAAGGTAAGAATTTTCATGTGGAAGGCAAGGAACAACCTTCTTGCTACTAGGAGTAAtttgtttcttaaaaaaatagttgaaaaccCTTTATGCCGTATATGTTTGCAAGATGAAGAGATAATGATGCATGTTCTTTGGCATTGCTCTGCTGCTAATGATGTGTGGGTTGTGGCTCACAAACCAATTCAGAAGTGGAGAGTAAATGAAGATGATCTGTTAAACCTGTGGGAGGATTTGACAGGAAAGCTCAGTAAGTGTGAGTTAGAGGAGGCATCAGTCATCATAAAGGGTTTGTGGATTAGAATAaacgtttttatttttgaaaacaagttCCTTAGCCTGAGTAGTGTTATCAAATTAGCCaaagaaaatttagaagaaCTCCTTTCAACTGAGGATGGAGCAGTGGAGTCAGGAAATCCTAGCAGTCGTGTAGATATGCTCCAGAAGTGGAAAGCACCAATAGAAAACTGCTTCAAGGCAAACTGGGATGCAACTTTTGACATCAAGCAGAGGAAAATGGGGatacaaattataattagagATGAGAAAGGGGAAGTTATAGCAGCTTACTATGGGTCGAAAGGCAATGTGGAACAACCAGCCACAATAGTGTTTTGCACTAAGGAAAGCCATGGAACTATACAATGA
- the LOC121237709 gene encoding U-box domain-containing protein 38-like, whose protein sequence is MVGNGKHKWKISFHRPSSNSKMDPKQPSKDFICPVSGSLMYDPVVVSSGQTFERVSVQVCRDIGYSPMLEDGSRPDFTTVIQNLAIRSTILNWCRSSGTELPRPPDYRSVERIVRAAMAEDGHSGSEFGVSDRELLKGVADKPPVIFSHAATELGHRVNHFYSTSSEEPVTIAASPATPLPLTTRPACFSSPCSSSEIVENESQTLNPDSSTPEEEQYLAKLMSPQVFEQEEAVVSLRKLTRIREDLRVSLCNARILSAIRPLISSKYATVQTNAIALLVNLSLAKRNKVQIVRSGFVPHLIDVLRGGVSESQEHAAGALFSLALEEENQMAIGVMGALAPLMYALRSENERTRQDSALALYHTTLIQSNRVKLVKLGAVPTLLAMTRAANSASRVLLILCNLALCTEGKSAMLDGNAVECLVGLLRKGEVESEATRENCVAALWALSQGSMRFKGLAKEAGAGEVLREIVERGGERAREKAKRILQMLRGREDEEEAEDFDGILDSGVGVSRSRHRVAGTRSLYGPNSTTF, encoded by the coding sequence CAAGGATTTCATCTGCCCCGTTTCCGGGTCCCTCATGTACGACCCCGTCGTCGTTTCTTCCGGTCAAACCTTCGAGCGAGTTTCCGTACAAGTCTGCCGGGATATTGGGTACTCACCGATGCTCGAAGATGGGTCTCGACCTGATTTCACCACCGTGATCCAGAATTTGGCCATCAGATCCACCATCCTCAACTGGTGCAGGAGTTCGGGTACGGAGCTCCCTCGTCCGCCGGATTATCGCTCCGTGGAGCGGATTGTACGCGCGGCTATGGCTGAGGATGGGCATTCGGGTTCCGAGTTTGGGGTTTCGGATAGGGAGTTGCTCAAGGGCGTGGCGGATAAACCGCCGGTTATTTTCTCTCACGCGGCGACCGAGTTGGGTCACCGAGTCAACCACTTCTATTCGACATCTTCGGAAGAGCCGGTCACCATCGCGGCGAGTCCGGCCACTCCTTTGCCTCTCACAACTCGGCCTGCGTGCTTCTCGTCCCCTTGTTCTTCATCCGAAATCGTGGAAAACGAAAGCCAAACTCTAAACCCTGATTCTTCGACTCCCGAAGAGGAACAATACCTCGCGAAGCTGATGAGTCCCCAGGTGTTCGAGCAAGAAGAAGCTGTGGTTTCACTAAGAAAGCTCACAAGGATCAGAGAGGATCTCAGGGTTTCTCTCTGTAATGCTCGTATTCTCTCCGCCATCCGACCGTTGATCTCATCCAAATACGCCACCGTACAGACGAACGCCATCGCTTTGTTGGTGAATCTATCTCTCGCGAAGCGAAACAAGGTCCAGATCGTGAGGTCAGGATTCGTCCCGCACCTAATCGATGTATTGCGAGGCGGAGTCAGTGAATCCCAGGAGCACGCGGCCGGTGCACTCTTCAGCTTAGCGTTGGAGGAAGAGAACCAGATGGCAATCGGTGTGATGGGAGCTCTGGCGCCGTTAATGTACGCGCTGAGGTCCGAGAATGAGCGGACTCGGCAAGACTCGGCGCTGGCACTGTACCATACGACCCTGATACAGAGCAACCGGGTGAAGCTGGTGAAGCTAGGAGCCGTGCCGACGCTGCTGGCAATGACGAGGGCGGCGAACTCAGCAAGCAGGGTGCTGTTGATCTTATGCAATCTGGCGTTGTGCACGGAGGGGAAGTCGGCGATGCTGGACGGGAACGCGGTGGAATGCTTAGTGGGGCTGTTGAGAAAGGGAGAAGTGGAGTCGGAGGCGACTCGGGAGAACTGCGTGGCGGCATTGTGGGCGCTGAGTCAGGGCAGCATGAGGTTCAAGGGGCTGGCGAAGGAAGCGGGAGCAGGGGAGGTGTTGAGGGAGATAGTGGAGAGGGGGGGCGAGAGGGCGAGAGAGAAAGCCAAGAGGATATTGCAGAtgttgagagggagagaggatgAGGAGGAGGCGGAAGACTTTGACGGAATCTTAGACTCCGGAGTCGGGGTTAGTCGGAGCCGCCACCGAGTAGCCGGTACGAGGAGCTTGTACGGTCCTAACTCCACGACcttttga